The Gammaproteobacteria bacterium DNA window ATCACTCAAATTAATACAAGCATTTTCAATTTGCCTTCTCAACCCTTCAATATCTAATAATTGAATGGCTCCATCATCTAAAGTGACGTGTAAAGTGAAAGCAGCTTCTTTATTTTCTTTTTGTGCTTCCGCATCACGTAAACGTCGGCGGTCTTCTCGATACAATACATAAGCTTTCGCAACTTTGTATTCGCCCGTGCGCATTAATTCAAGTTCAACCTGATCTTGAATTTCTTCAATGTGAATCGTTCCACCGCCTTTTAGTCTGCGTGAAAATGTATCAGTGATCTTTTTGGTAAGCGCTGCTACTTTTTCATGGACGCGGCTCGAATTGGCAGCTGCATCGCCTTCGATGGCTAAAAAGGCTTTGGTTACGGCAACGGTAATTTTGTTGGCATCGAAAGGCGTGACTGTACTGTTGCGGCGGATGACTTTAATTAAGCCAGGGGCCGTTTGACTAATATCTAAATGGGGAATATAGGCAAGTTGCGAGGTTGATTGGGTGTCCATATTTACTTTTTCTCCACAGTGGCAAGATGTCAGAATTGATGACAAATCAAAAAAGCAGGTAAACGACAAAAACACTATATGTAGTTGTTTTACTACGCTAAGATAACAAGATAAAGGATAATTTGTTTGAGTGCAAGGAAATCTAAAGCACGTTTATTATGGTCTAACAGCGAGGAGGCGCAAAGCGGTTTTTCATTCTGACGGTGAAATAATAAAGTAGACAACAAGGCTTAATTGGCGAGGGGAAAAAAAGGCTCAGCATGGCATTTTTTGATGCAAGAGAAGAGGTAAAATACGGATAGGAAGGGTAGAATCATTGAAGAATCATGAGGCTGCGCTTCTTTAAACTTATTTGACAGACATCTTTTCCCTCCCTACAATGCCCCCATGCCTGATAAGTTTATACCCGAACATATCGACCCCTTTCGTTTTGCCGAACAAAAACTAGGGTTAACCGGTACTGTTAAAGTCGCAGATATGCATCGCCTGAGCACAAATTTGAGCCCAAGCGATAACCTGGTTTCCGTTAACTTGCAGTTCGGTGTTGATGAGCAAAATATTTCGTTTTTAAAGGGACACCTTGAAACTAATGTTACCTTGCAATGTCAGCGTTGTATGGAACCCTTTATTTATGAAATAATATCCGACTTTATTCTGGGGATCGTCAATACGCTTGACGAAGCTAATGACTTGCCCGAACGATATGAGCCGGCCTTAGCGAAAGACGGACACTTGGCACTTAGAGAATTGATTGAAGACGAAATTATTTTGAATTTGCCTATTATTCCGCGCCATCTTCCAGAAGATTGCAATGTGAAACTACCTTTGCAAGGCCCGCGTTGGGAGAAAGAAAAAGAAAAAAACCCTTTTCAGGTATTAGAATCCTTAAAAGACAAACGGAAGTGATTAACAGGATCTAATTAAAATAAAGCCATATCGGCTCATATTTTAGTTATAAAGCCTGGTTATCCAAAATTTTTAGCATTAGTTATTGATAAGTGGGGAGTTAAAATAATGGCTGTTCAAAAAAGTCGCGTTACACGTTCGAGACGGGGAATGCGTCGCTCACATGATAAATTAGAAAAACCAACCTTAGCGATTGATGCGGCCACGGGTGAAACCCACCGACGTCATCATATT harbors:
- a CDS encoding DUF177 domain-containing protein translates to MPDKFIPEHIDPFRFAEQKLGLTGTVKVADMHRLSTNLSPSDNLVSVNLQFGVDEQNISFLKGHLETNVTLQCQRCMEPFIYEIISDFILGIVNTLDEANDLPERYEPALAKDGHLALRELIEDEIILNLPIIPRHLPEDCNVKLPLQGPRWEKEKEKNPFQVLESLKDKRK
- the rpmF gene encoding 50S ribosomal protein L32 — protein: MAVQKSRVTRSRRGMRRSHDKLEKPTLAIDAATGETHRRHHISPEGYYKGRQVINNKATVEEDSSDEA